A portion of the Tenacibaculum todarodis genome contains these proteins:
- the murQ gene encoding N-acetylmuramic acid 6-phosphate etherase has translation MSFTKTTEQASKYNHLEKMSISELLTNINNEDKTVPLAVEKSLPQIEKLTKAIVQKLQSGGRLFYIGAGTSGRLGIVDASECPPTFGVPHELVVGLIAGGDYAIRKAVEFAEDSTEQGWADLQKHKISKNDVVIGIAASGTTPYVIAALEKCNKNAIITGCITCNTGSPLAETAQFPIEVVVGPEFVTGSSRMKAGTAQKLVLNMLSTAAMIQLGKVKGNKMVDMQLSNNKLVDRAEKMLITELNIDQETASILLKKYGNVREALKNYKNA, from the coding sequence TTTAGAAAAAATGAGTATTTCTGAATTATTAACTAATATTAATAATGAAGACAAAACGGTTCCGCTTGCGGTAGAAAAATCGCTGCCACAAATAGAAAAACTAACAAAAGCTATTGTTCAAAAACTACAAAGTGGCGGACGTTTATTTTACATTGGAGCAGGAACTAGTGGAAGGTTAGGAATTGTAGATGCATCTGAATGTCCGCCAACATTTGGAGTTCCTCATGAGCTTGTAGTTGGTTTAATTGCTGGTGGAGATTATGCAATTAGAAAAGCTGTTGAATTTGCAGAAGATTCAACAGAACAAGGTTGGGCCGATTTACAAAAACACAAAATTTCTAAAAATGATGTTGTAATTGGAATTGCAGCTTCTGGAACAACTCCTTATGTAATTGCAGCGCTTGAAAAATGTAATAAAAATGCTATTATAACAGGTTGTATTACTTGTAATACAGGAAGTCCACTAGCAGAAACAGCACAATTTCCTATAGAAGTTGTTGTTGGACCTGAGTTTGTAACCGGAAGCTCTAGAATGAAAGCAGGAACAGCTCAAAAACTAGTTTTAAACATGCTTTCTACTGCTGCAATGATTCAGTTAGGGAAAGTTAAGGGCAACAAAATGGTAGACATGCAACTCTCTAATAATAAATTAGTAGATAGAGCAGAAAAAATGTTAATTACTGAATTAAATATCGACCAAGAAACTGCTAGTATTTTATTAAAAAAGTACGGAAATGTTAGAGAAGCTTTAAAAAATTATAAAAATGCCTAA
- a CDS encoding DUF6095 family protein — MPKKATFERGIKQLLILLGLLVFSPIVLSLGFKSLRIYTESPQIYISYLLLTIGGLLILFTVYFGFKTIKTFLDTLFEK, encoded by the coding sequence ATGCCTAAAAAAGCAACTTTTGAAAGAGGAATTAAGCAACTACTTATCTTATTAGGTTTGTTAGTCTTCTCTCCTATTGTGTTAAGTCTTGGTTTTAAATCGTTAAGAATTTATACAGAGAGTCCGCAAATATATATTTCTTACCTTTTGTTAACTATTGGAGGTTTATTAATACTATTTACGGTGTACTTTGGTTTTAAAACCATTAAAACATTTTTAGACACCTTATTTGAAAAATAA